The genomic interval CTACGAGGTGTCCACATCCAAGCAAAAAGGTTCTAAAATAGGGTTATTACCAAAATAAGTGTTACTGAAATTTAATTTGGCATTGCCAACAGAATTTGCCGACCATTTCGTTTCGCTACCAAGATTTGGTAATGCTTGTGGTCAAGCCTTCTTGGTATATATGGCTTACGTATATATGGCTGCTTCTTCGTTAATTATTATCTCCATTAATCTTAGAATATTATGACCAGATAttgttcaaatttaaaatttggcatGTTCTTTTAgcaataaatttataaatgctTAACTGTTCGGCTGGATGAGGCTGATAagccatagaaaaataaataaagtaattaaaaataatttgtaggtaaatttttatatttatattattatagcGATTTAAAAGCTGGACTTGGAAAATAGACTACAATAATAGAATCCCAAAATCAATTCTAAGattaatttttgaaaatttaaattttgatcatGACGGATAAACTACGTACCCACCGGACCATGAGTGTACAGTTTGTTTCATCATACACAAATACAACCAAGAAACTTCCGTCTCATAATCTAACCATTTAAAAGTTATTTCTTTTCGAAGTTAAAACATCAAAGTCAATGTGGAGAAATGTTTGGAAACAAATGAAGAAGTAACCCAAGTAATAGTAGCCTACGCAACCTTGGCGACTATTGAGCACTTTTCTGGTACTAGCAGAGTAAGCACGGTTATTTTACCACAATATATATTAGATAAATGTAAAAAGCATAATGTTATTAATATTTGGGTATGGCTCGTATTGACAAACAGAATAGAATAACCCAATATTAATTAGATTGTTACGAGGCAGCAGTTTTTGTGCttctaaaattttaattattacattCATACGAAAATGCGAATATCAAGCGAACTTTATACGTCACTAACCCACGTCCTTCTGATTTTACGTGAGAGGtctttatattttaatatatggtaTTATTGACTTTTTAGATATCGATCATtcgttttgtttttaaaaatatttaattggtatttattttgttgtgactttgATATATCACCGAGACTCCGTGCATCGCTATATATATGGGGCTTCGTCGTCCGCGCGCTCCGTGTCCGCGCGTTGGTACACCGCAGTACGTCTCGTGGGCACGCAGCGGCGTGTACCACCCCTGCAGGTGCGCGGCGGCGTCCACCGGCGAGGAGATCAAGGAGCGTTCCGGCGCGCTCGTCCTCGATCGGTACCAATATATCCATGCCATCATTCAAGCTGTTTGCGTATATATCCGCTGATTAATCATTCGAGCTCACCAACGTACGTACGGCCGGTGCGTGGCTGCTGCAGATGCAGAGGCGCCGTGAGGGCGAGCGCGCCGGCGCGCCTCCCCCGTCTCCTCCCCGCTGGACGCCCGCGCCGCACCGGCCGGCGTGGTACGCGCCGCTGCGCTTCCACGGAGACGAGACGACGAGCTCGCACGCACGTACGCGCGCGGCCGGGTAAGTTGCCAAGATgaagccgcgcgcgcgcgctctccgcacgcccgcgccgcgcgccaacCCGATGGATCATGCAACTGCTAGCTGCCGGCCGGTGCGCGCTCGGGCCGGCTTGTTGAATCATGCAAGAGTGGTGGCGCCTGCTCGATCTGCTGCTGCTTGATTTGGCTCGGTTAGTTTCTGCTGTATGGATCGGGCGATCGATACAACAGAAAACCATCTACAAATAGCTAGGAAGACACTCCCTTTGACGCATTATCCTCTTACATGAGTTACTGATATGTTGGCCACGAGTGGTGGGTTCACATATCAGTAACTCAAAATCAGAGAATAGTAAGTTAGAGGATTTGTTTCTCTTACCCTTCCTCTATTTTGTTGTTGCTGCTATTTCCATCAAGTTAATTGGGGCTATTAGACCACTGCAAACTGATATGAGAATATCTTCCTCTGTATCTCGTCTCCTACCCTCGGTTGTCCGTCAGAGCTCGTAGTTTGATCTAATCGCAAGCCACAATTACTagtacatcttttttttttcaagtttagaaaaaagaacaagtttAAATTGAAGTTCGTCAagtgaatttaaatttcaaatttaatttatgaATCCTATGATAAGAATCTGAGGTTTTAATGCCTGAATCATTAACAAATTTAGATTGATTCTTAgaattaaattgattttttaatcATGAAACCCAAAATTGAAACATAAATCCCGAAGTTCAGATTTTTAAAATCTAGCTGATAGTCAAGGACCTCATCATATTTCATATATATCTACCTGATAATAATAATCTAATTAGGAGAACAAATAAATGCCCAAACATGAATAACCATAATGGAAAAACAGACAGTTAAAAcagagggacgacgacgacgcgagcaACGACGTGACGCCAACCCAAACTCAGCTCGGTAATCAACCACGATCGAGTAGCTTGCattcgcctcgccggcggcgacgtcgccgccggctaGACGCCGCCGCAGCGGTAGGTGATCTTGCACGTCCTTCCGACCCTCACCACGTACGTGTGCTGCGGCTTCACCAGGAATGGCGGCAGCCGCATCAGCGCGTCGCACACGCAGTCCTTGGACACCTCCTGCAGCCACCGGCAGCAGTCGCGGTACGCCCTCAGCTCCTCGTCGTGGTGCTCGTCGTGGTCGTgctcgtggtcgtcgtcgtcgtcatggtggtcatcgtcgtcgccgccgccgccttcgtcgtcgtcgtcaccgcgaAGACGGCCGCGCCTGCCATGGCCGCGGCGCCgtccgcggcctccgccgcggccgccacgggCGGTGCGGTTGCCGCGGTGGCCCGCGGTGTCGTTCCCGGCTACGGCGGGTGCGATCTgcgtgctgccgctgccgttgcCCGCCACGAGCGCCGAGAGGTCGACCACGGTGGCGTGGCCACGGCGCCCGCggtcgcggtggtggcggtggcggcggcgcacacggTGGTGATCCCCGCCGCCGTGgtcgtcaccgtcgtcgtcgtggtcgtcgtcgtcaccaccaccaccgtggtcgtcgtcgtcgtcgtggtcatcatcgtcgtcgtcgtcgtcgtcgtcgtcgtcgtcatcatcgtcgtcgtcgtcgtcgtcgtgctcgtcgGGGGGACTAGGCGGGAGGATGGAGCACGCCTGGCTGGCGATGGCGAACTGGCTGATGCAGAAGGCCTTGGCCTTGGACTGCGCCGCGACGGCCGCGAagagggaagggaggaggaagaggacggcggcgatcgccgccgcTTGAAGCGCtgacgccgccatggccggctagctagctaagctatagTGTATAGATAGCCGTGGCCTCACTCTCTGGCTAAGTGCcactacttatatatatataaagactTAATTGTTTTCAAGTAGTTGGGTAACGTAACTTAACCAAGATATTGAttagggaggggggggggggtgagaaGAGAAGCATGGTTAAAATTAGGTGCTTCATACCAGTGGCATGCAATGGGATACAAGGCTTTGTTCAGCCATGCCCATGGCCATCCTGTTGACATGCCCAGATGCACTCTTGGTGAAGGGTTAGTGACATTTTGGTTAATGGTTatgtgcaaagaaaaaaaatgagtgaaGTGCATGGACGGTGTTTAAACTTGCACAGATGTGTCATCTAGGTATCTAGACACTCAAAATACATTTTTGAGTCACCGAACTTGTCATGAGTGTCATGTAGGTCTAAACGGACTCCAACCCGCTccgtgagatgacgtggcatgccacggtgACACGTGTTAATGGGATCCATATATCATtcgcataaaaaaataaaatttaaaaagaaaggagagagatgagaaaagaatgtttttaattttggaaaaataaatgaaaaaagagaggaaaaaattgttcttaattttttctatatatgatTGACATATAGGTTCTACTGACACATGCGCCAccatggcatgccacatcagcacacGGTGTGAGTTGGAGCCCATTtagacctatatgacacactAAACAAGTTAAGGGgcccaaaaatgcattttgagagttcagAGATCTAGGTGACACATCTGCACAAATTTAGAGACCGCTCGTGCactttattcaaaaaaaaaagtctttgtTTACATGTATATTGCTTTCTATGATGCATGTATATAAGTATATTGATGCTGTTATCATGGCAATGTTATCATGGCAAATAGACAGTTTATACTACCTCCTCAAAAAGACAGTTTATACTACCtcctcaaaatataagaaattttcaCTATGCATTTGTGTTGATAAAtttgcttatattttaagacggaagTGATTTTGACTATCATTTGTATTGTTAAGATCGCTTACTCTTTCCGATTTTATAATTCTTGATATTTTGGACAATAACAGTCTCCGGAATATATATTTGActgtatttttctattataatatttacaataaataaatatatatttacttttattatagcaCTCCCTCTGCCCCAATTTGAATATCACCTAAGCAAACACACAGAGACCAAGGACAACAAAAACTTCACTATTATGAAATTAATCATCATCAGTCAAGATGCTATGTTGTTTCGTGTCTCATAGATTGCATCACGTTTTATATATTGAATGGAGTTTCACCAATTCTATcttctatatagttggtacccactaaagggcatttactcctataaagtaagacatgcaagaagccacatcatcaacaattttaaGCCATCAGATTATATTAGTATAAAGATAACAACCGTTGGATCAAGAAGCTACTTATTCTTTCAATTCAATCATTTATTAGTTATCCATTCACCTCATTTTGCTCTACTTCATAGTCACACATAGCACTGTTACATATTTTATGCATAACACCATGTTTTCCTAATacaattcaaattattgtttaatatgtgtgttttgttttattatacATGACAAGATAgcatataattattaggtaTCGTTACCTGAATCtattttcaggaaaaaaaaacttgagtgAAGCAGAGAGATGCAAATTGTCTAACTACAACGATACCCATATATTACGCATGAaattcatatattataacaatgCACAATGACGCATggaaaaataaagcatgaaTTATATTGTAATAACATAAGGCATATATAAATCCACATTATCATATAGTTTGTATGTATATAGAGTTGCACCTTAACTATTTAAAACTATGATTTTGTTTGATGATAAACTACAAAACCCGCGGCAAAGATGTGGGATGCCAACTAGTATAAATTAATATTGGTTGATTGCATGTAGCACATTCAATAATGCTCATTTACTATTTGCACAAATAAACGAAAAGACACTTTGTTATAGGATGGTCATTTAGGAAGACCTTAAAAatcttatatgatgatcaatagGGGCGGAACTAGGCCTCGGGCAGCTCGGGCCATGGCCTGAGGCCTATGATGCAATCCCACTGTGAAGTTTGTTTTTCCACGGAATAAGTCAACTTTGACTATCTAAAAAGTGACCctaatctaatccatgaccctaaaccgcaaaaccggatatctcgacccctgaactattgaaactggtacaatttgactcccttaacggttttgctgacgtggcgcctacgtggcggtattgaccagGTCTTTTTTACACGTGCCATTAACATGGCACTTAAGtggtattagaattaaaaaaataattcatttatcattcacacaaaGGATGGCATGCGGAAcccactgacatatggggctcacatgtcatcctctctctcctccctctctctctctcccttccctcaTTCAGCAAGTCTGCCACAATCCTCTTCCTGGTGGTAACCACGATCTTACTCCCAGCTCGACCAAATCTGAGGGGAGCTAACACATCATTGCACATATCCCTGTACGAATTCTCATTCTCATCTTTATTCCAGACATTCTCAAGAATCAGCAAGAACCGGCGCGACGAGACATTCTCAAAAAATGATAGCCGCGACGGGGATGGTGTCAGAAGCGGCGCTCCGATCCTCGCCTTCGGTCGTGCTACCGATTAGCCAAGACACCAATTATTGCTCATGCCCCTTGTCACGCCCAAACACCTCAGCATCCTCCAGAATCGAGCCGGTGATCACCGGACCATCCGAGGTTAGGAGGGTGCTGCTCGACTCGCCGGACCCTGGCTTGGTCAGCCCCGCCGCCTGCATCAGCCGCCCGGAGCTCGCGCGGATGTCCTTCAGTTTCTGGACGACGGCCTTAAGCCTATTGACTGACTCGTCCTTGCCAACGAGCTGCATGCTTGCCGATCTTGCCAATGGATGAAGATCCTAGTAGGCTGACCTTGCCGTCGTTGCGGGAGACCgcagaagggcggcggcgggcaagcaGAGACCGCGGCGAGCGGGGGAGATGCGGGCATGGCGGGGAGCGAAGACGGTGGCATCCGGCGGTGGCCGCCATGGAAAGGGCGAGGTCGGGGATCTCCCCGACAacgtccgctgccgccgccgccctcctacAGCTGGATCGACGgtcgctgccaccgccgtcgccatggcgTGCAGGCCGGTAATTCGGATCCTTTGCATTAGAGGTACTAATGCAAAGGATGAACAGTACCGCACATTAGGGGTACTGTAGACCGTCCGATCGAGAATAGAAGGATATCCTGTAGCTATAGTATATAGCCACTGTTTATGTTCTTAGATCGCTGTTCCCCTCACATGGACAGTGCTTCCCTGCAGTACTGTAGGCGATCCGGATCCGCTGGCCAGCCGtgtgctccgcctccgccctcgcgccgctgcctcctcccatggggagagaaaaagaaagaagggagagaaagaggaggaaaaatGAAGGACACAGGGAGGACTGCCATGTGGGCACCACATGTCGGTGGGCCCACATTTCTCTTTTTTGAGTGACTAATGAATCctatgcatattttttaattctaatgccacttaagcatcacgtcaacgccacgtgtaaagaagacccggtcaataccgccacaTAGGTttcacatcagcaaaaccgccctccaaaactgcgagttaaattgcaccagtttcaatagttcggggtcgagttatccggttttgcggtttagggttATGGATGGGTCACTTTTAAAgggtcaaagtgaacttattccgtttTCCACCATGTAATTGATattggaaaaagtccacttagacTCCCTTAATTGTTCACCGAATTTAATTCGTGACCCTTAACTGGAAAACCAGATAGGATGACTCCCCGAATTATTGAAACCAGTACAATTTGACTCCTTCAGTGGTTTTgaagggcggttttgctgacatggcgctgacgtggcgataCCAACCCGGTCTTCATtctacgtggcgctgacgtggcgataCTAACCCGGTCTTCATTCcgcgtggtgcctacgtggcattAGATTTAAAATATATCTGTGGAACCCATCTATCATTCACACGTAAAATATATCATGGGACCCACCGACATATGGGGCCACATATcatcctttctccttcccttcttcttcctcctccctccctcctctctcttttctctccccttttctcctCCCCCTTGGGacgcatcggcggcggcggcggccgggtggAGTGGCGATGGATCAGGGCGGCATGGCCGCGGCCCCTCTTCTGGGCGTCGATTTCCTCGCCTTGAGTGATAATTAATACTCTCACTAGCTGCTACTACTACATCGCTAGCTTAGCTAATGACGTCGCCGAGCAACCAAGAACACTAAATTAACCAACTAAAcacaagctaattaagctagtgtCGTCAtgttgcctagctagctagctagctagctaattactaCTTCGGTGAGTGGATGGTGCAGCATGTGTCCAtgtcagcgtcgtcgtcgttggtgACGAGCGTGAGCAACTCGCGCGAGGGGAGCCCCGACCGCGGTGGTGGCCTTCCAGAGggtgtcggcgacggcgatgtcggcggcggagTGCACcggggcgatggcggcgccgtcgtTGCTGGAAGGGAGATTCGGGCTGGGcgggagctcgcggcggcggtcgagccTGAACGCGTTTGACATCATCTCCTTCTCTCCGACAGCTccaacgccggcggcggaggtggagcttTACCGCCGCGGCAGCCGCACCCGACACCCGAACTTCCCACCACCGCTGTCTCCTCGCTACAGGATACGCGACAGCAGCGACCGCGGCGACTGGCAGCTCTCGATGCCGCCGCAGCGCTGCTCCGCCCTACCTTCATGCCGGCCTtctccacccaccgccgcccacAGCTTCGCACACTCCCTTGCCGCTCTCCGCTCCGCCATCCGTTGCCTCCGCAAGTTCTccgcgctgctcgccgacgggaagagaaagagagagataagggagagagagggggagaaagaaaggttgggaagagaatgacacgtggacccacatatcagtggaTCCTATTATAATTTGTGTGTGAATaataaatgggtcccacatatatatttttaaatataatcttacatcagcgccacatcaacgccacatGGGACGAAGACCAAGTTAACACTgtcacatcagcgccacgtcagcaaaaccgcccttcAAAACTGTCGAGGGAGTCAATTTGTACCAGTTTTAGTAATTGGGGGAGTCATTCTAaccggttttctggttgaggggtacgaattagattcgttgtacattaagggagtcaaagtggactttttctaTTGATATTCATAGCTCAAGCTATAATGGGCTGGCCCAGGTCGTGGCCCAATTTTGGGTCCGCCCTTGATGAATGATGATCAAGGCCGGCTCCAATTATGGATCCGCCCCCTATGAAAACTAGAATAGAGAACTTTgtaaaataaatctatatatgttgttctaatggctttaaactaaatatttttaaagtaatatttaaagttattgatagttgaagttataaaaatttgaatacaatAATATCCGAAACACCAAGAATTATGAAACCAGGGCGGAGGTAGTAATCAGCAACAGCATCATAATCACCTAAATACCGAGCTCATGTGCAACTACTTAACACGGTGGCACGATAGTATCAAGGGAGTATATTTTGCCACAATATAATTGATaaagtgtggcatgccacatatTGTATGGTTATGAATGTGTTAGCCACAAttgtggtaaaaaaaatcattcaatgACAAGAGGACTAGTCTTAGTTGATCAAAGTTTTTTGCCATAAGTTTGGCTAAGGTTGACACTAAACCAAACAGGCCAATTCAGTCATTCAGTGCACATCTATGTTGGAAACACTGTAAATTCATCAGCCAAGCTTTTGCATTCATAATGTCCAAAACTGGTTATAAACCGTAACTGTTTATTagcaattagaaaataatttatctaAAACTTCTATATGTGTTCTTAACAACTTAGAAATCAATGTAAAATgctatgttaaaaatatcttaaaaatcaacttcaaaattaggttttaaattttaaaatttggctttgcTTTAGCTTTTTAGTGTAACCAATGGGGCTGGCGACTCATTTCAAACTAAATTCGCAACAAATAATCCATGGCTGATGTGAGACAATATGTGAATAGCCTAACCTTTTTGACAAAGTACATTACAGCACAATTTCTAGTGCAAATATGGtaaaatttatctcgcaaacCATTAGCTTCTAAATATTTACACAAACACAGGCGCTGAAAAAAGCTAATTATGTGCTCCAGGAACACAAGCATGCCTTGTTCTGCAGCTATGCCAGGTGATATTTACACAACAAAAGAACTGCGGCAAAATGATttgtatttatttgtttatgTACGATGAGACCAAACAGTTTCAGTAAATCATTTGGGGTAGCTGTTGTCAGAGGGGTAGGAGGGTTTCATGAATGGACATGAACAATGAGATTCTCCGAAGAGAAATACAACATTGTTAGGCTAACAATACAACCTATGGCTAAAGATTGATGCATTGACAGCCTCTATTCCTACAATACATTGATCTGCCTTCCGCTTCTGCAATCACAAGTGCAGAAGAACTATGCTAAGATACATATTTACAAGGAGGAAGGCAGGTACTTATCTCCCTCCTTTTTGGTGGGTCTTCATGTGAAGGAACCAAACCGATGAATCAGAAAGCATCAACGAAAGCATCTCGAAGTGCCCAGCTGACAAAAGCATCGACCCTGAAAAGCAGCATGTCAAATGAATCAGAGAAGAAGATAATTGTGGCATATGGTGGTAACAAGAGGAACGGAACAAATGGCGTACCATTCACGGATAGCAAAAATGTTATCTTGGTCTCCAGCTACCATGTGCTGCGATAAAAGATGATGAATTAGTATCCTGTAGTCTGATGCGACCTGAAGTTACTTTCTTTGGAACAGCTTGTGTTATTCTTACACGTATTATGCCAAGCATTTCGTACAGTACAACCAAAATATGTCATGAACTTGGACGAAATATTGATTAGGACTAGTGTAGGTAATATTAGAAAGGAAACAAAATGGTCCCAAGACTTTGGTCACAACATTAACAATGTTATTCCTCTCTTTCAAGCTTCCCCTCATGACTTTACAGTTTACACTCTAGTTCTACAGTTAAGGTTGAAAAGTTTCTACCATATAACTGCTCCTTACAGGACAAATGCTTATGAAACTGGATTCTTTGGAC from Oryza glaberrima chromosome 3, OglaRS2, whole genome shotgun sequence carries:
- the LOC127768460 gene encoding uncharacterized protein LOC127768460, with protein sequence MAASALQAAAIAAVLFLLPSLFAAVAAQSKAKAFCISQFAIASQACSILPPSPPDEHDDDDDDDDDDDDDDDDDDDDDHDDDDDHGGGGDDDDHDDDGDDHGGGDHHRVRRRHRHHRDRGRRGHATVVDLSALVAGNGSGSTQIAPAVAGNDTAGHRGNRTARGGRGGGRGRRRGHGRRGRLRGDDDDEGGGGDDDDHHDDDDDHEHDHDEHHDEELRAYRDCCRWLQEVSKDCVCDALMRLPPFLVKPQHTYVVRVGRTCKITYRCGGV